A region of Mycolicibacterium brumae DNA encodes the following proteins:
- a CDS encoding YbaB/EbfC family nucleoid-associated protein, which yields MQPGNPPDMSALLAQAQEMQQKLMEAQNTMANSEVVGQAGGGLVQVTMKGSGQVVGVAIDPKVIDPSDPDTLQDLLVGALADASTQVTLMAQAKLGPLAGGMGEALGMPGF from the coding sequence ATGCAACCCGGAAACCCGCCCGATATGTCGGCCCTGTTGGCACAAGCGCAGGAAATGCAGCAGAAGCTGATGGAAGCCCAGAACACCATGGCCAACAGTGAGGTCGTCGGGCAGGCCGGCGGCGGCCTGGTGCAGGTCACCATGAAGGGCAGCGGCCAGGTCGTCGGCGTCGCCATCGACCCGAAGGTCATCGACCCGAGTGACCCGGACACCCTGCAGGACCTACTCGTCGGCGCCCTGGCCGACGCGTCGACCCAGGTGACCCTGATGGCGCAGGCCAAGCTGGGACCGCTGGCCGGGGGCATGGGCGAAGCGCTCGGCATGCCAGGCTTCTGA
- a CDS encoding Mur ligase family protein, whose translation MITARARMALAAGSAARWASRVTGRGAGAMIGGLVAMSLDRSVLAQLGRGRRSVVVTGTNGKSTTTRMVAAALATIGGDGSVASNNEGANMDAGLISALAMNKTATLAALEVDEMHVPHVADAVDPAVIVLLNLSRDQLDRVGEINHIERTLRDGLSRHPDAVIIANCDDVLVTSAAWDSPNVVWVAAGGSWSGDSVSCPRSGEVIIRTDDGHWRSTGEEFHRPTPDWRYDDENLYGPDGLTLPMRLSLPGRVNRGNAAQAVAAAVALGADPATAVAAAGSVDEVAGRYRKVRIGEHTIRMLLAKNPAGWQEALSMVDTDNSSGVVIAVNGQVPDGEDLSWLWDVGFEHFVSPSQRIPVVAAGERGTDLGVRLGYAGVRHTLTHDTLAAIAGCPAGHVEVVANYTAFLQLNRRLP comes from the coding sequence GTGATCACCGCCCGCGCACGCATGGCCCTGGCCGCCGGATCGGCCGCCCGCTGGGCGTCCCGGGTCACCGGCCGCGGCGCCGGCGCCATGATCGGCGGCCTGGTCGCGATGAGCCTGGACCGCTCGGTGCTGGCGCAGCTCGGGCGGGGCCGGCGCAGCGTGGTGGTGACCGGCACCAACGGAAAGTCCACCACCACCCGGATGGTCGCCGCGGCGCTGGCGACCATCGGCGGCGACGGCAGCGTGGCCAGCAACAACGAGGGCGCGAACATGGACGCCGGGCTGATCTCGGCGCTGGCGATGAACAAGACCGCGACGCTGGCCGCCCTCGAGGTCGACGAGATGCACGTGCCGCACGTCGCCGACGCCGTCGACCCGGCGGTGATCGTGCTGCTGAACCTGTCCCGCGACCAGCTCGACCGGGTCGGGGAGATCAATCACATCGAGCGCACGCTGCGCGACGGGCTGTCCCGCCACCCCGACGCGGTGATCATCGCCAACTGCGACGACGTGCTGGTGACCTCGGCGGCGTGGGACAGCCCGAACGTGGTGTGGGTGGCCGCCGGCGGCAGCTGGTCGGGGGATTCGGTGAGCTGCCCGCGCAGCGGCGAGGTGATCATCCGCACCGACGACGGGCACTGGCGCTCCACTGGCGAAGAGTTCCACCGGCCCACCCCGGACTGGCGGTACGACGACGAGAACCTTTACGGCCCAGACGGTTTGACGCTGCCCATGCGGCTGTCGCTGCCGGGCCGGGTGAACCGCGGCAACGCCGCCCAGGCGGTGGCCGCCGCCGTCGCGCTCGGCGCCGACCCGGCCACCGCCGTCGCCGCCGCGGGAAGCGTCGACGAGGTGGCCGGGCGCTACCGGAAGGTGCGGATCGGCGAGCACACCATCCGGATGCTGCTGGCCAAGAACCCCGCCGGCTGGCAGGAGGCGCTGTCCATGGTCGACACCGACAACAGCTCCGGGGTGGTGATCGCGGTCAACGGGCAGGTGCCCGACGGGGAGGACCTGTCCTGGTTGTGGGACGTCGGCTTCGAGCACTTCGTCTCGCCGTCGCAGCGGATCCCGGTGGTCGCCGCCGGCGAGCGCGGGACCGACCTCGGGGTGCGGCTGGGTTACGCCGGGGTGCGGCACACACTGACGCATGACACCCTCGCCGCCATCGCCGGCTGCCCGGCCGGGCACGTGGAAGTGGTCGCCAACTACACGGCGTTCCTGCAATTGAACCGGCGGCTGCCATGA
- a CDS encoding DNA polymerase III subunits gamma/tau, which produces MALYRKYRPATFAEVIGQEHVTAPLSTALSAGRINHAYLFSGPRGCGKTSSARILARSLNCEQGPTPTPCGVCPSCVALAPNGGGSVDVTELDAASHGGVDDTRELRDRAFYAPAQSRYRIFIIDEAHMVTTAGFNALLKIVEEPPEHLIFVFATTEPDKVLPTIRSRTHHYPFRLLAPRTMRSLIEKITAAEDVRVDDAVYPLVIRAGGGSPRDTLSVLDQLLAGADGNHVAYQRALALLGATDVGLIDDAVEALAAGDSAALFGAVESVIDAGHDPRRFATDLLGRFRDLIVLQAVPDAASRGVVEAPEDELDKMRSQAERIGAATLTRYAEVVHNGLGEMRGATAPRLLLEVMCARLLLPSAADTEAALLQRVERIETRLDMSIPAGEAAASQPAGDGAMSPSRQFSRPSQRSADPKPAAAEDKPSVPAATVVSEVKPAVEPPEPAPAVPALPAPAPEPRPAPEPRSAPEPRPAPEPRPVPEPRPAPEPTPEPTPEPSPEPDPTPEPEPAPEPQSPPAPQPASAVPGQPDATAVRTMWTTVREKVRDRSRTTEVMLSGATVRGVDGDTLVLTHDSAPLAKRLSEPRNVEVIRDALRDALGVEWNVRCETATADAPAAEPARRAPEPARRTPPQVRRTAPAEPRPSEEERRAAEAERQRAEEERMLAEAAADDSDPGPRRDPEEIALELLKNELGARKLE; this is translated from the coding sequence GTGGCGCTCTACCGCAAGTACCGTCCGGCGACGTTCGCCGAGGTGATCGGGCAGGAGCACGTCACCGCGCCGCTGTCGACGGCCCTATCGGCCGGCCGAATCAACCACGCTTACCTGTTCTCCGGCCCCCGCGGCTGCGGCAAGACCTCCTCGGCGCGCATCCTGGCCCGCTCGCTGAACTGTGAGCAGGGGCCGACGCCGACGCCGTGCGGGGTGTGCCCGTCGTGTGTGGCGCTGGCCCCCAACGGCGGCGGCAGCGTCGACGTCACCGAACTCGACGCGGCCAGCCACGGCGGCGTCGACGACACCCGCGAGTTGCGTGACCGCGCGTTCTACGCGCCGGCGCAGTCGCGGTACCGGATCTTCATCATCGACGAGGCCCACATGGTCACCACCGCGGGCTTCAACGCGCTGCTAAAGATCGTCGAGGAACCGCCCGAGCACCTGATCTTCGTGTTCGCCACCACCGAGCCGGACAAGGTGCTGCCGACCATCCGCTCGCGCACCCACCACTACCCGTTCCGGCTGCTGGCCCCGCGCACCATGCGCTCGCTGATCGAGAAGATCACCGCCGCCGAGGATGTCCGGGTCGACGACGCGGTGTACCCGTTGGTGATTCGCGCCGGCGGCGGCTCGCCGCGCGACACCCTCAGCGTGCTGGACCAGCTGCTGGCCGGGGCCGACGGCAACCATGTCGCCTACCAGCGCGCGCTGGCGCTGCTGGGCGCCACCGACGTCGGGCTGATCGACGACGCGGTCGAGGCGCTGGCGGCGGGGGATTCCGCGGCGCTGTTCGGGGCGGTCGAGTCGGTGATCGACGCCGGGCACGACCCGCGCCGCTTCGCCACCGATCTGCTGGGGCGCTTCCGCGACCTGATCGTGCTGCAGGCGGTGCCGGATGCCGCGAGCCGCGGCGTGGTGGAGGCGCCCGAGGACGAGCTGGACAAGATGCGCTCGCAGGCCGAGCGGATCGGCGCGGCGACGCTCACCCGCTACGCCGAGGTGGTGCACAACGGGCTGGGTGAGATGCGCGGCGCGACGGCGCCCCGGCTGCTGCTGGAGGTGATGTGCGCGCGGCTGCTGCTGCCGTCGGCGGCGGACACCGAGGCCGCGCTGCTGCAGCGGGTCGAGCGCATCGAGACCCGGCTGGACATGTCCATCCCGGCCGGCGAGGCGGCCGCCTCCCAGCCCGCCGGGGACGGCGCGATGTCGCCGAGCCGGCAGTTCAGCCGACCCAGCCAGCGGTCCGCCGACCCGAAACCCGCTGCCGCCGAGGACAAGCCGTCGGTTCCGGCGGCGACGGTGGTGTCCGAGGTGAAGCCGGCGGTCGAGCCACCGGAGCCCGCACCCGCTGTTCCGGCTCTGCCCGCTCCCGCACCAGAACCGCGACCCGCACCTGAACCGCGGTCCGCTCCAGAACCGCGGCCCGCTCCAGAACCGCGGCCCGTTCCAGAACCGCGGCCCGCTCCTGAGCCGACTCCTGAACCAACGCCGGAGCCGTCACCCGAGCCCGACCCGACGCCCGAACCCGAACCGGCGCCGGAACCCCAATCGCCCCCCGCGCCTCAGCCGGCCTCCGCGGTCCCCGGCCAGCCCGACGCGACCGCGGTGCGCACCATGTGGACTACGGTTCGGGAGAAGGTCCGCGACCGCAGCCGCACCACCGAGGTGATGCTGTCCGGCGCCACCGTCCGCGGCGTCGACGGTGACACCCTGGTGCTCACCCATGACTCGGCGCCGCTGGCCAAGCGGCTGTCCGAACCCCGCAACGTCGAGGTCATCCGCGACGCCCTGCGCGACGCGCTCGGGGTGGAGTGGAACGTTCGCTGCGAGACGGCCACCGCGGACGCCCCGGCCGCGGAGCCCGCGCGCCGCGCCCCGGAACCGGCCCGCCGCACCCCGCCGCAGGTGCGGCGAACGGCACCGGCCGAACCGCGCCCCAGCGAGGAGGAACGCCGGGCCGCGGAGGCCGAGCGCCAGCGCGCCGAGGAAGAGCGGATGCTGGCGGAGGCAGCCGCCGACGACTCCGACCCCGGCCCGCGCCGCGACCCCGAGGAGATCGCGCTGGAGTTGCTGAAGAACGAGTTGGGCGCCCGGAAGCTCGAATAG
- a CDS encoding TetR family transcriptional regulator has protein sequence MAAPADWPARPGFGQRARTLLRDVALQATIDIVRTRGWAQTRMADIASLAGISKPTLYKYFGSRDELARAYVDREVDLLLEKARTALRRFPDDPEQALREGLRDILEDLSRNPLIRAVLTDDVAAGSLLPLVTTHGGRLLEHGVAEMTTIIGAALPAADPEDARAYSDTLVRGMISHAILPSPSVDDSVETILRVALPLTRNFAARPDLGPGADQPGGTVPAEEGDTRC, from the coding sequence ATGGCAGCGCCGGCAGACTGGCCAGCCCGGCCGGGTTTCGGCCAGCGAGCGCGCACTTTGCTGCGCGACGTCGCCCTGCAGGCCACCATCGACATCGTCCGCACCCGTGGCTGGGCCCAGACCCGGATGGCCGACATCGCCTCGCTGGCCGGCATCAGCAAACCCACCTTGTACAAGTACTTCGGCTCCCGCGACGAACTGGCCCGCGCCTACGTCGACCGTGAGGTCGACCTGCTGCTGGAGAAGGCCCGGACGGCGTTGCGCCGGTTCCCCGACGACCCGGAGCAGGCGCTGCGGGAAGGGCTGCGCGACATCCTGGAGGACCTGTCCCGCAACCCGCTGATCCGCGCGGTGCTCACCGACGACGTCGCCGCGGGCAGCTTGTTGCCGCTGGTCACCACCCATGGCGGGCGCCTCCTCGAGCACGGCGTGGCCGAAATGACGACGATCATCGGCGCCGCGCTGCCGGCAGCGGACCCCGAGGATGCCCGGGCCTACTCCGACACTCTGGTGCGCGGCATGATCAGCCACGCCATCCTGCCCAGCCCGTCCGTGGATGACAGTGTCGAGACCATCCTGCGGGTCGCGCTGCCACTGACCAGGAATTTCGCCGCCCGGCCGGACCTCGGCCCGGGCGCGGACCAACCCGGGGGCACGGTTCCCGCTGAAGAAGGTGACACTCGATGTTGA
- the recR gene encoding recombination mediator RecR — protein sequence MFEGPVQDLIDELGKLPGIGPKSAQRIAFHLISVEPPEIDRLTAVLGRIRDGITFCEVCGNVSDAQRCRICADARRDASLVCVVEEPKDVQAVERTREFRGRYHVLGGALDPLSGVGPDQLRIRELLNRIGERVDGVEVGEVIIATDPNTEGEATATYLVRVLRDIPGLTVSRIASGLPMGGDLEFADELTLGRALSGRRQMS from the coding sequence ATGTTCGAAGGACCCGTCCAGGATCTGATCGACGAACTGGGCAAACTCCCCGGCATCGGGCCCAAGAGCGCACAACGCATCGCCTTCCACCTGATCTCGGTCGAACCGCCGGAGATCGACCGGTTGACCGCGGTGCTGGGCCGGATCCGGGACGGGATCACCTTCTGCGAGGTCTGCGGCAATGTCTCCGACGCGCAACGCTGCCGGATCTGCGCCGACGCGCGCCGCGACGCGTCGCTGGTCTGCGTGGTCGAGGAGCCCAAGGACGTCCAGGCCGTGGAGCGCACCCGGGAATTCCGTGGCCGCTATCACGTGCTCGGCGGGGCGCTGGACCCGCTGTCCGGGGTCGGGCCCGACCAGCTGCGCATCCGTGAGCTGCTGAACCGGATCGGCGAACGGGTCGACGGGGTGGAGGTCGGCGAGGTCATCATCGCCACCGACCCCAACACCGAGGGTGAGGCCACCGCGACCTACCTGGTCCGGGTGCTGCGCGACATCCCCGGCCTCACCGTCAGCCGGATCGCCTCGGGCCTGCCGATGGGCGGGGATCTGGAGTTCGCCGACGAGCTGACGCTGGGCCGGGCGTTGTCCGGGCGCCGCCAGATGAGCTAA
- a CDS encoding Rv3717 family N-acetylmuramoyl-L-alanine amidase — protein sequence MAAGLLVAASTVSVTVAAPASAAPVSIAGMIVFLDPGHNARNEGDSAQVPTGRGGTKDCQASGTSTEDGYPEHTFTWDTTLRIRQALSAYGVRTAMSRGDDASQGPCVDARAQLANSVQPNAIVSIHADGGPATGRGFHVLYSNPPLNQAQAGPAVTLAKTMRDQLQASGIPPATYIGNGGLMPRSDIAGLNLAQYPSVLVELGNMKNPVDSALMRSEQGRQKYAEAVVRGITAYLASLKQNRTI from the coding sequence ATGGCCGCCGGTCTGCTCGTCGCCGCCTCGACCGTCAGCGTGACCGTCGCGGCCCCCGCTTCGGCCGCCCCGGTCAGCATCGCGGGGATGATCGTCTTCCTCGATCCCGGCCACAACGCCCGCAACGAGGGCGACAGCGCCCAGGTCCCGACCGGCCGCGGTGGCACCAAGGACTGCCAGGCCAGCGGCACCTCGACCGAAGACGGCTACCCCGAACACACCTTCACCTGGGACACCACGCTGCGGATCCGGCAGGCGCTGTCGGCCTACGGCGTGCGGACCGCGATGTCCCGCGGCGACGACGCCTCCCAGGGCCCGTGCGTCGACGCCCGCGCGCAGCTGGCCAATTCGGTGCAGCCGAACGCGATCGTCAGCATCCACGCCGACGGCGGGCCGGCCACCGGCCGCGGGTTCCACGTGCTGTACTCCAACCCGCCGCTGAACCAGGCCCAGGCCGGGCCGGCGGTCACGCTGGCCAAGACCATGCGCGACCAGCTGCAGGCGTCCGGCATCCCGCCGGCCACCTACATCGGCAACGGCGGGCTGATGCCGCGCTCCGACATCGCCGGGCTGAACCTGGCGCAGTACCCGTCGGTGCTGGTCGAGCTGGGCAATATGAAGAACCCGGTGGACTCGGCGCTGATGCGCTCCGAGCAGGGCCGGCAGAAGTACGCCGAGGCCGTGGTCCGCGGAATCACCGCCTACCTGGCCAGCCTGAAGCAGAACCGGACGATCTAA
- a CDS encoding type 1 glutamine amidotransferase has product MTVRIGLVLPDVMGTYGDSGNAVVLRQRLRMRGIDAEIVSITLDDPVPDSLDIYTLGGAEDYAQRLATRHLRAHPGLQRAAERGAPVLAICAAIQVLGHWYETAAGERVNGVGLLDVTTSPQAERTIGEVASTPLIDGLTQPLTGFENHRGGTVLGPDARPLAAVTKGAGNRAGDGIDGAVQGSVVATYLHGCALARNPELADFLLAQVVGPLAALELPEVDLLRAERLAAPRRV; this is encoded by the coding sequence ATGACCGTGCGGATCGGGCTGGTGCTGCCCGACGTGATGGGCACCTACGGCGACAGCGGAAACGCGGTGGTGCTGCGGCAGCGGCTGCGGATGCGCGGCATCGACGCCGAGATCGTCTCGATCACCCTGGATGATCCGGTGCCGGACTCGCTCGACATCTACACCCTCGGCGGCGCCGAGGATTACGCGCAACGGCTGGCCACCCGGCACCTGCGCGCCCACCCGGGGCTGCAGCGCGCCGCCGAGCGCGGCGCCCCGGTGCTGGCGATCTGCGCGGCGATCCAGGTGCTGGGCCACTGGTATGAGACCGCGGCCGGCGAACGCGTCAACGGCGTCGGACTGCTGGACGTCACCACCTCCCCGCAGGCCGAGCGCACGATCGGCGAGGTGGCGTCCACCCCGCTGATCGACGGGCTGACCCAGCCGCTGACCGGGTTCGAGAACCATCGCGGCGGGACAGTGTTGGGCCCGGATGCCCGGCCGCTGGCCGCGGTCACCAAGGGCGCCGGCAATCGGGCGGGAGACGGGATCGACGGCGCGGTTCAGGGCAGCGTGGTCGCCACCTACCTGCACGGCTGCGCGCTGGCCCGCAATCCGGAGCTGGCCGACTTCCTATTGGCCCAGGTGGTGGGCCCACTGGCCGCCCTGGAGTTGCCCGAGGTGGACCTGCTGCGTGCCGAACGCCTGGCCGCGCCGCGACGGGTCTGA
- a CDS encoding class I SAM-dependent methyltransferase: MTVFHDATSHPNMSIAEALGALISGDKLPLRISAYDGSQVGPLDASLGLDLRTPRGMTYLVTAPGDLGMARAYVAGDLEMRGVHPGDPYPLLKTLSEHVDRKRPPAKVLLDVVRSIGIERLKPVPPPPQEALPRWRRLAEGLRHSKTRDAEAIQHHYDVSNDFYRHVLGPSMAYTCACYPDADASLESAQDNKFRLVFEKLRLDEGDRLLDVGCGWGSMVRYAARRGVRALGVTLSQRQAAWAQQAIAGEGLQGLAEVRHCDYRDVAESDFDAVSSIGLTEHIGVTNYPSYFAFLRDKLRPGGLLLNHSITRPGNDTSTAAGGFIDRYVFPDGELTGSGRIITEAQNVGLEVVHEEDLRRHYAMTLRDWCANLVRNWDAAVNEAGLATAKVWGLYMAGSRLGFETNVVQLHQVLAVRLGERGDDGGLPLRPWWTP, encoded by the coding sequence ATGACGGTGTTCCACGACGCCACCTCGCATCCGAACATGTCGATCGCGGAGGCGCTGGGTGCGCTGATCTCCGGAGACAAACTGCCGCTGCGTATTTCGGCGTACGACGGCAGCCAGGTCGGTCCGCTCGACGCGTCCCTGGGCCTGGATCTGCGCACTCCGCGCGGGATGACTTATCTGGTGACCGCGCCCGGGGACCTGGGCATGGCGCGGGCCTATGTCGCCGGCGATCTGGAGATGCGGGGTGTGCACCCGGGTGACCCGTACCCGCTGCTGAAGACGCTGTCCGAGCACGTCGACCGCAAACGTCCGCCGGCGAAGGTGCTGCTGGATGTGGTTCGCTCCATCGGCATCGAGCGGCTCAAGCCGGTGCCGCCGCCACCGCAGGAGGCGTTGCCGCGGTGGCGCCGGCTCGCGGAGGGGTTGCGGCACAGCAAGACTCGGGACGCCGAGGCGATCCAGCATCACTACGACGTGTCCAACGACTTCTACCGGCACGTGCTCGGCCCGTCGATGGCCTACACCTGCGCGTGCTACCCCGACGCCGACGCCAGCCTGGAATCCGCGCAGGACAACAAGTTTCGTCTGGTGTTCGAGAAGCTGCGGCTGGACGAGGGCGATCGGCTGCTCGACGTGGGTTGCGGCTGGGGCTCGATGGTGCGCTACGCCGCCCGCCGCGGCGTGCGCGCGCTCGGGGTGACCCTGTCGCAGCGTCAGGCGGCCTGGGCGCAGCAGGCCATCGCCGGCGAAGGCCTGCAGGGTCTGGCCGAAGTGCGGCACTGCGATTACCGCGACGTCGCCGAATCCGATTTCGACGCGGTGTCCTCGATCGGTCTGACCGAGCACATCGGTGTGACGAACTACCCGTCGTACTTCGCCTTCCTGCGCGACAAGTTGCGTCCCGGCGGCCTGCTGCTCAACCACAGCATCACCCGGCCGGGCAACGACACCTCCACCGCGGCCGGCGGTTTCATCGACCGTTACGTGTTCCCCGACGGGGAACTGACCGGGTCCGGCCGGATCATCACCGAGGCGCAGAACGTCGGCCTGGAGGTGGTGCACGAGGAGGACCTGCGCCGGCATTACGCGATGACGCTGCGGGATTGGTGCGCGAACCTGGTTCGCAACTGGGACGCCGCGGTCAACGAGGCCGGACTGGCCACCGCGAAGGTCTGGGGCCTCTATATGGCCGGCTCCCGGCTGGGCTTCGAGACCAACGTCGTTCAGTTGCATCAGGTGCTCGCGGTCCGGCTCGGCGAGCGCGGCGACGACGGCGGACTTCCGCTGCGTCCGTGGTGGACCCCGTAA
- a CDS encoding DEDDh family exonuclease codes for MTPTWSPPTADPGVGWAVVDVETSGFKPGEARVLSVAVLALDADGRVEQSVASLLNPGVDPGPTHIHGLTAEMLEDQPTFAEIAPDIAGLLAGRTLVAHNAGFDYSFLVAEAEQAGAELPIDRVMCTVELARRLDLGLENVKLETLVRNWGLTQSLPHDAFDDALVLSKVLGPLLDRAAERDVWLPIREVGRKRWPNGRVTHDMLQPLKALAARMPCPFPNPGRYSGGLARGMRVALSAECSRTHEELVERILHAGLAYAVDVDPQTSLVVCNEPSPARGKGLQAQSLGVPLLSDAEFMAGAGGLATRPDAGPADSTDSADDGQFALF; via the coding sequence GTGACACCGACCTGGAGCCCCCCGACCGCCGACCCCGGCGTGGGATGGGCCGTCGTCGACGTGGAGACCTCCGGCTTCAAGCCCGGCGAGGCCCGGGTGCTGAGCGTCGCGGTGCTGGCGCTGGACGCCGACGGGCGCGTCGAGCAATCGGTGGCCAGCCTGCTGAACCCGGGGGTGGACCCCGGACCCACCCACATCCACGGGCTCACCGCCGAGATGCTGGAGGACCAGCCGACCTTCGCCGAGATCGCGCCGGACATCGCCGGGCTGCTGGCCGGGCGCACCCTGGTGGCGCACAACGCCGGCTTCGACTACTCGTTCCTGGTCGCCGAGGCCGAACAGGCCGGCGCGGAACTGCCGATCGACCGGGTGATGTGCACCGTCGAACTGGCCCGCCGGCTCGATCTGGGCCTGGAGAACGTCAAGCTGGAGACGCTGGTCCGCAACTGGGGGCTGACGCAGAGCCTTCCGCACGACGCCTTCGATGACGCGCTGGTGCTGTCCAAGGTGCTGGGCCCGCTGCTGGATCGCGCCGCCGAACGCGACGTGTGGCTGCCGATCCGGGAGGTGGGCCGCAAACGCTGGCCCAACGGGCGGGTGACGCACGACATGCTGCAGCCGCTGAAGGCGCTGGCCGCAAGGATGCCGTGCCCGTTCCCGAATCCGGGGCGCTACTCCGGCGGGCTGGCCCGCGGGATGCGGGTGGCGCTGTCGGCGGAGTGTTCCCGCACACACGAGGAACTGGTGGAGCGGATTCTGCACGCGGGCCTGGCCTACGCCGTCGATGTGGACCCGCAGACCTCGCTGGTGGTGTGCAATGAGCCCAGCCCGGCCCGTGGCAAGGGCCTGCAGGCGCAGTCGCTCGGGGTGCCGCTGCTGTCGGACGCAGAGTTCATGGCGGGGGCCGGCGGGCTGGCGACGCGGCCCGACGCGGGGCCGGCGGATTCGACCGATTCGGCCGATGACGGCCAGTTCGCGCTGTTCTGA
- a CDS encoding FAD-binding oxidoreductase — protein sequence MSPPPADAASAHTAGVRQLVSSYRAIPPHAPVRLAKRTSNLFRARARNNAPGLDVSGLTGVISIDPEARTADVAGMCNYSDLVEATLAHGLSPLVVPQLRTITLGGAVTGLGIESASFRNGLPHESVLEMDILTGTGEVLTASRTEHPDLFRAFPNSYGTLGYAVRLRIELEPVAPFVALTHLRFETLPELVAAMDQIVATGAHDGRPVDYLDGVMFSPGESYLCLGAQTNECGPVSDYTGQQIYYRSIQQKETDRLSIADYLWRWDTDWFWCSRAFGAQNPRIRRLWPKRFRRSSFYWKLVALDQRHDIGDRIERRRLTRPPAPLRERVVQDVELPIENTVDFLTWFAENVPIEPVWLCPLRLRDADGWPLYPIRPRHTYVNIGFWSSVPAGPAPGHTNRRIETRIAELGGHKSLYSEAFYSRAEFDALYGGNAYRMVKTAYDPDSRLLDLYGKAVRRQ from the coding sequence GTGTCACCACCGCCTGCAGACGCGGCGTCGGCGCACACCGCCGGCGTGCGACAGTTGGTGTCCAGTTACCGGGCGATCCCGCCGCACGCGCCGGTCCGGCTGGCCAAACGGACGTCGAACCTGTTCCGGGCCCGCGCCCGCAACAACGCCCCCGGCCTGGACGTCTCCGGATTGACCGGCGTCATCTCCATCGACCCGGAGGCGCGCACCGCCGACGTCGCCGGCATGTGCAACTACTCCGACCTGGTCGAGGCCACCCTCGCGCACGGGCTGAGCCCGCTGGTGGTCCCCCAGCTGCGGACCATCACCCTCGGCGGCGCGGTGACCGGCCTGGGCATCGAGTCCGCGTCCTTCCGCAACGGGCTGCCGCACGAGTCGGTGCTGGAGATGGACATCCTCACCGGGACCGGCGAGGTGCTGACGGCCTCCCGCACCGAGCACCCGGATCTGTTCCGGGCGTTCCCGAACTCCTACGGCACGCTGGGCTACGCGGTGCGGCTGCGCATCGAGCTGGAACCCGTCGCGCCGTTCGTCGCGCTCACCCACCTGCGCTTCGAAACGCTGCCCGAACTGGTGGCGGCCATGGATCAGATCGTGGCGACCGGCGCGCACGACGGCCGTCCGGTCGACTACCTCGACGGGGTGATGTTCTCCCCCGGCGAGTCCTACCTGTGCCTGGGCGCCCAGACCAACGAGTGCGGCCCGGTCAGCGACTACACCGGCCAGCAGATCTACTACCGCTCCATCCAGCAGAAGGAGACCGACCGGCTGAGCATCGCGGACTACCTGTGGCGCTGGGACACCGATTGGTTCTGGTGCTCACGGGCGTTCGGCGCGCAGAACCCGCGGATCCGCCGGCTGTGGCCGAAGCGCTTCCGGCGCAGCAGCTTCTACTGGAAACTCGTCGCCCTGGACCAGCGCCACGACATCGGCGACCGGATCGAGCGGCGTCGGCTGACCCGCCCGCCGGCGCCGCTGCGCGAACGCGTTGTGCAGGACGTCGAGCTGCCGATCGAGAACACGGTGGACTTTCTGACCTGGTTCGCCGAGAACGTGCCGATCGAGCCGGTGTGGCTGTGCCCGCTGCGGCTGCGCGACGCCGACGGCTGGCCGCTGTATCCGATCCGGCCGCGCCACACCTACGTCAATATCGGCTTCTGGTCCTCGGTGCCCGCCGGCCCGGCCCCCGGACATACGAACCGGCGCATCGAAACCCGGATCGCCGAGCTGGGCGGACACAAATCGCTGTACTCGGAGGCGTTCTACTCACGCGCGGAGTTTGACGCGCTCTACGGCGGGAATGCCTACCGGATGGTGAAGACGGCCTACGACCCCGACTCACGTCTGCTGGATCTGTACGGGAAGGCGGTGCGACGACAATGA
- a CDS encoding SRPBCC family protein yields MALVSATSTILINANPDAVLAAVSDYTDVRPKILPEQYSEYRVISGGTGAGTVVAWRLQATESRVRDIQAEVDVAGKTVIEKDANSTLITNWTVAPAGDGATVTVRTSWTGAGGVKGFFEKTFAPIGLRKIQDETLANLKTLLES; encoded by the coding sequence ATGGCACTTGTCAGCGCCACCAGCACCATTCTGATCAACGCCAACCCGGACGCCGTGCTGGCCGCCGTCTCCGATTACACCGACGTGCGGCCCAAGATCCTGCCCGAGCAGTACAGCGAATACCGGGTGATCTCCGGCGGGACCGGCGCGGGCACCGTGGTCGCCTGGCGGCTGCAGGCCACCGAGTCGCGGGTCCGCGACATCCAGGCCGAGGTCGACGTCGCGGGCAAAACCGTGATCGAGAAGGACGCCAACTCCACCCTGATCACCAACTGGACCGTCGCCCCGGCCGGTGACGGCGCCACCGTCACGGTGCGCACCAGCTGGACCGGCGCCGGCGGGGTCAAGGGATTCTTCGAGAAGACCTTCGCGCCGATCGGCCTGCGCAAGATCCAGGACGAGACCCTGGCAAATCTCAAGACCCTGCTGGAGAGTTAG